A window of Candidatus Firestonebacteria bacterium RIFOXYD2_FULL_39_29 contains these coding sequences:
- a CDS encoding fumarate hydratase, which yields MKTINFPATTKELKSLKAGELVYLSGKIITGRDQAHKRLTETLKSGKKLPVELKGQAIYYVGPTPCKKGEIIGACGPTTSRRMDAFTPSLLKQGLTAMIGKGNRSEEVRLAIKKEKAVYFSTLGGAAAYLKKRVLAAKIIAYEDLGPEAVYELEIKEFPAIVWIDSIGKSL from the coding sequence ATGAAAACAATTAACTTTCCGGCAACTACAAAAGAACTAAAGAGTTTAAAAGCAGGCGAGCTCGTTTACCTTTCAGGAAAAATAATCACCGGTCGTGACCAGGCGCATAAACGTCTCACCGAAACATTAAAATCAGGAAAAAAACTTCCTGTTGAACTGAAAGGACAGGCGATTTACTACGTCGGGCCTACTCCGTGCAAAAAAGGCGAGATAATCGGTGCTTGCGGGCCGACAACAAGCAGAAGAATGGACGCTTTCACCCCTTCCCTCTTAAAACAGGGGCTTACAGCAATGATAGGCAAGGGCAACCGTTCGGAAGAAGTTAGACTTGCCATAAAGAAAGAGAAAGCCGTCTATTTTTCCACTCTTGGCGGAGCAGCGGCGTACCTTAAAAAGAGAGTACTAGCCGCAAAAATTATCGCATACGAAGATCTCGGACCGGAAGCAGTTTACGAACTCGAAATTAAAGAGTTCCCGGCGATTGTCTGGATAGACAGCATAGGAAAATCTCTATGA
- a CDS encoding pyruvate kinase produces the protein MINWNRVKIVATAGPASESYETLKKMITKGLDIVRINFSHGKYEEYKKTILLVRRIEKEIKRPIGILADMPGPKLRVRGIEKSIPVKEGSIVTIVKGMPKADNEFNIAYPVILKVLKPGDKIFISDGKYIIKVVSKAKNTVTCKVIDGQGEIKKGAGLNFPEVDLPIPAITSEDFKHMTFACANGVDFIGLSFIKDASDLKKVRAHLKKIKAKPFLISKIERRAAIANLKEIVHSTDGVMVARGDLGVELPIEKVNILQKEIIKMCNALGKPVITATQMLESMIENPSPTRAEVSDVANAIFDGTDAIMLSGETAIGKYPIQAVEMMYKIGKTVEPKIDRSKNVDYLATDDLSDIISKNVVRISEVYGVKDILVPTESGKTARMVSRYRPNARIIALASTERVQRQLVLPFGVYPCRIPKHANSSVIFKLTDEFIKKSNLFKKGDKLIIAAGTLKLKGNVSNFVKIMTVS, from the coding sequence ATGATAAACTGGAACAGAGTAAAGATAGTCGCAACCGCAGGTCCCGCCTCCGAATCTTATGAAACCCTTAAAAAAATGATAACAAAGGGACTGGACATTGTAAGGATAAACTTTTCCCACGGAAAATATGAAGAGTATAAAAAAACTATACTTTTAGTACGCCGCATCGAGAAAGAGATCAAAAGACCTATCGGAATACTTGCCGATATGCCGGGGCCAAAACTAAGAGTGCGCGGAATAGAGAAATCCATCCCGGTAAAAGAAGGAAGTATTGTAACCATAGTAAAAGGTATGCCTAAAGCAGATAATGAGTTCAATATCGCGTATCCTGTTATTCTAAAGGTACTGAAACCGGGAGATAAGATATTTATAAGCGACGGAAAGTATATAATAAAGGTGGTCAGTAAGGCAAAAAATACGGTGACGTGTAAAGTTATTGACGGTCAGGGTGAGATAAAAAAAGGTGCAGGGCTAAACTTCCCTGAAGTAGACCTTCCCATTCCCGCCATTACTTCCGAAGATTTCAAGCATATGACGTTTGCCTGCGCAAACGGGGTGGATTTCATAGGGCTTTCTTTCATAAAAGACGCTTCCGATCTGAAAAAAGTCAGGGCTCATCTTAAAAAAATAAAGGCAAAACCTTTTCTTATCTCAAAGATAGAAAGAAGAGCCGCAATAGCAAATCTCAAGGAAATTGTACACTCAACGGACGGAGTAATGGTGGCAAGAGGCGACTTGGGCGTTGAACTTCCTATAGAAAAAGTCAATATCCTTCAAAAAGAGATAATAAAAATGTGCAATGCTCTCGGCAAACCGGTAATTACAGCGACACAGATGCTTGAATCCATGATAGAAAATCCTTCCCCGACCAGAGCGGAAGTTTCCGACGTGGCGAACGCCATCTTTGACGGCACCGATGCAATCATGCTTTCCGGTGAAACAGCCATAGGCAAATACCCTATCCAGGCCGTAGAGATGATGTATAAAATAGGAAAAACGGTTGAGCCAAAAATAGACCGGAGTAAAAACGTAGATTATCTTGCAACTGACGACCTATCGGATATTATCAGTAAAAATGTAGTAAGGATCTCCGAAGTATACGGAGTAAAAGACATCCTTGTCCCGACTGAAAGCGGCAAGACCGCCAGAATGGTCTCCAGATACCGCCCAAACGCCAGGATAATAGCCCTGGCATCCACCGAACGGGTCCAGCGTCAGTTAGTCCTCCCCTTCGGCGTCTACCCCTGCCGTATCCCCAAACACGCCAACTCCTCGGTAATCTTTAAACTAACCGACGAGTTCATCAAGAAATCCAATCTCTTCAAAAAAGGCGACAAACTAATCATCGCCGCCGGAACTTTAAAACTGAAAGGAAATGTGTCAAATTTTGTAAAGATAATGACTGTGAGTTAA